In the genome of Streptomyces sp. Q6, the window TACAACGTACACATCGATGTGTACGGCGTCCACTGCCGATACGATGTACACGTCCGCACGCCCGCCGGAACCGGAGGAGTCCACCCGTGGCCACCAAGAAGACGGCAGCACCCGAGGTGTCCCTCTGGGAGCGCCTCGACCGGCCCGCCGCGCCGCGCGCCGCGCTCACCCCGGCCCGGATCGCCGAGGTCGCCGTCGCCGTGGCGGACGCGGAGGGGTTCGCGGCCGTGACCATGCGCCGGATCGCGACGGAACTGGGCGTCGCGCCCATGGCCGCGTACCGCCATGTCTCGGGGAAGGACGACCTGCTCGCCCTGATGGTCGACCGGGTCTCGACCGAGCTCACCGTCCCGGACGAGCTGACCGGCTGGCGCGAGGTGCTGCGCGCCTTCGCCGTACGGACGCGGGAGGTGACCCTGCGCCACCCGTGGATGATCCAGCTGCCCGCGCCGCTCTTCGTGCTCACGCCCGCCCGGATGGCCGTCGCGGAGCGGCAGCTCGCGTCGCTGGACGGCCTCGGGCTCGACCCGGACGCGATGATGGCCGCGTTCCGCGCCGTCGCCTCGTACGTCCAGGGCGCGACGCAGTCGGAGGTGGCCCTCGCCCGGTTCCGGGAGGAGCGCGGGTGGGAGAGCGGCGACGAGACCCGGCAGGGACTCGCGCCGCAGATGAACTACCTGCTGGGCACCGGGCGTTACCCGTTCTACCGGGCCTACGCGCACAACGCGACCCGCAAGGACGACCCCGCCTGGGAGTTCACCTTCGGTCTCGACTGCGTGCTCGACGGCATCGCGCGACGCCTGGAGATCTGACCCCGGACACGGGCGAGGCCCCGGCCCCTCCTGGACGGAGAAGGGGCCGGGGCCTCGGGATCGGGAGACTCGGGGAACGTCCTAGTACGACGACCCGGACGCGCCCAGGGAACCCGTCGGGTGCCAGACCGTCTTGGTCTCCAGGAAGTACGTCAGGCGGTCCGTGCCCGGGTCCGCTGTGAAGTCCTCCACCCCCTGGGGGCGGCGCACGCGCTTCAGGTTGTCCGCCGCCGCGATCTCCAGCTCTTTGGCCAGCTCCGCGTCGGCGCCCGTCAGGTCGATGCCGTTGACGTCCTGGTGCGCGGCGAGCGACGGCGCGATCTCCGACGCCTTGCCGGACAGGATGTTGACGACGCCGCCCGGCAGGTCGGAGGTGGCGAGCACCTCGCCGAGGGAGAGCGCGGGGAGCGGCGACTTCTCGCTCGCGATCACGACGACCGTGCTGCCGGTGGCGATGACCGGCGCGATCACCGAGACCAGCCCGAGGAACGACGACTCCTGCGGCGCGATCACGGTGACGACACCCGTCGCCTCCGGCGTCGAGAGGTTGAGGAACGGGCCCGCGACCGGGTTCGCCCCGCCCACGACCTGGCCGATCTTGTCGGTCCAGCCCGCGTACCAGACCCAACGGTCGATGGCGGCGTCGACGACCGCGGCCGCCTTCGACCTGCCCAGCCCCTCGGCCTCCGCGACCTCGCGCGCGAACTGCTCGCGGCGCCCCTCCAGCATCTCGGCGACGCGGTAGAGGACCTGCCCGCGGTTGTACGCCGTCGCGCCCGACCAGCCGCCGAACGCCTTGCGCGCGGCGACGACGGCGTCCCTGCCGTCCTTGCGGGACGAGAGAGGGGCGTTGGCGAGCCACTCACCCTTGCTGGAGGTCACTTCGTACACCCGGCCGCTCTCGGAACGCGGGAACTTCCCGCCCACGTACAGCTTGTAGGTCTTGAGGACACTCAAACGGTCAGACACTGAGGTACGCCTCCAGGCCGTGACGGCCGCCCTCGCGGCCGAAGCCCGACTCCTTGTAACCGCCGAAGGGCGAGGTCGGGTCGAACTTGTTGAACGTGTTGGCCCAGACGACGCCCGCGCGCAGCTTGCCGGCGACGGCCAGGATCCGGGAGCCCTTCTCGGTCCAGATGCCGGCCGAGAGCCCGTACTGCGTGTTGTTCGCCTTGGCGACGGCCTCTTCCGGCGTACGGAAGGTCAGGACCGACAGCACCGGGCCGAAGATCTCGTCGCGGGCGACGGTGTGGGCCTGCGTGACGTTCGTGAAGAGCGTCGGCGCGAACCAGTAGCCGGAGGAGGGGAGTTCGCAGGGCGCGGACCAGCGCTCGGCACCCTCGGCCTCGCCGGTCTCGGCGAGCGCGGTGATCCGGGCGAGCTGCTCCGCGGAGTTGATCGCGCCGATGTCGGTGTTCTTGTCGAGCGGGTCGCCGAGGCGCAGGGTCGTCAGGCGCCGCTTGAGCGCGTCGAGCACCTCGTCCCGCACGGACTCCTGGACGAGGAGGCGCGAGCCCGCGCAGCAGACCTGGCCCTGGTTGAAGAAGATGCCGGTGACGATGCCTTCGACGGCCTGGTCGATGGGGGCGTCGTCGAAGACGATGTTGGCGCCCTTGCCGCCGAGTTCGAGGGTGAGCTTCTTGTCGGTGCCCGCGACCGTGCGCGCGATCTGCTTGCCGACGGCCGTGGAGCCGGTGAAGGCCACCTTGTTCACGTCCGGGTGCGCGACGAGGGCCGCGCCCGCGTCGCCGTACCCGGGAAGGATGTTGACGACGCCCTTCGGCAGGCCCGCCTGGCGGCAGATGTCCGCGAAGAAGAGCGCGGACAGCGGGGTCGTCTCGGCGGGCTTGAGGACCACGGTGTTGCCCGTGGCGAGCGCCGGGGCGATCTTCCACGCGAGCATCAGGAGCGGGAAGTTCCACGGGATGACCTGGCCCGCGACGCCGAGCGGCGCCGGGTTCGGGCCGAAGCCGGCGTGGTCGAGCTTGTCGGCCCAGCCCGCGTAGTAGAAGAAGTGCGCCGCGACCAGGGGGAGGTCCGCGTCGCGGGTCTCCTTGATCGGCTTGCCGTTGTCGAGCGTCTCCAGGACGGCCAGCTCGCGCGAGCGCTCCTGGATGATCCGCGCGATGCGGAACAGGTACTTGCCGCGCTCGGCGCCCGGCAGGGCGGACCACTTCTCGAAGGCCTTGCGGGCGGCCTTCACGGCGCGCTCCACGTCGGCCTCGCCGGCCTGCGCGACCTCGGAGAGGACCTCCTCGGTGGACGGCGAGACGGTCTTGAAGACCTTGCCGTCGGCGGCCTCGGTGAACTCGCCGTCGATGAACAGCCCGTAGGACGGGGCGATGTCGACGACGGACCGCGACTCGGGCGCGGGCGCGTACTCGAACACAGATGTCTGCTTTTCCATAGCCATGGGGTTCTCAGTCCACCGTCACGTAGTCGGGACCGGAGTAGCGGCCGGTGGCCAGCTTCTGACGCTGCATCAGCAGGTCGTTCAGGAGGCTGGAGGCGCCGAACCGGAACCAGTGGTTGTCGAGCCAGTCCTCGCCCGCCGTCTCGTTCACGAGCACGAGGAACTTGACGGCGTCCTTGGAGGTACGGATGCCGCCGGCGGGCTTCACGCCGATCTGGATGCCGGTGGCGGCGCGGAAGTCGCGCACGGCCTCCAGCATCAGCAGGGTGTTGGCGGGCGTGGCGTTGACCCCGACCTTGCCCGTCGAGGTCTTGATGAAGTCGGCTCCGGCCAGCATGCCGATCCAGCTCGCGCGCCGGATGTTGTCGTACGTCGACAGCTCACCGGTCTCGAAGATGACCTTGAGCCGGGCGGGCCCCGAGGCCTCCTTCACGGCGCGGATCTCCTCGTAGACCTTCATGTAGTGGCCGGCGAGGAAGGCGCCGCGGTCGATGACCATGTCGATCTCGTCGGCCCCGGCCTCCACGGCGTCCTGCACGTCCGCGAGCTTCACGTCGAGCGCGGCGCGGCCCGCCGGGAAGGCGGTGGCCACGGACGCGACCTTCACGTCGGTGCCGGCGACGGCGGCCTTCGCGGTGGCCACCATGTCCGGGTAGACGCAGACGGCGGCGGTGCGCGGGGTCGTGCGGTCGGTCGGGTCGGGGTTGACGGCCTTCGCGCCGAGGGTCCGGACCTTGCCCGGGGTGTCGGCGCCTTCGAGGGTCGTCAGGTCGATCATCGAGATGGCCAGGTCGATGGCGTACGCCTTGGCCGCGGCCTTGATGGAACGGGTCCCCAGGGCGGCGGCCCGCGCCTCCAGGCCCACCGCGTCGACGCCAGGCAGTCCCTGGAGGAATCGGCGCAGAGTGGCCTCGGAGGCGACGGCGTCGGCCAGCGCGTGTTCTTTGGCGGTTGCGGGTGCAGTGGGCATGGTCACGAGGGGAGCATATCTACGCGCGTAGCGGCTGTACAGAGGGGCTTCGCGTTCGGGGTCGGTGCGGCGCGGGGCGCTGTCCTGACCGCCGGCATCGCGACCGGGGCCGACGCGAAGGTCACGGGGCTCCGCCCCGGACCCCGCTGCTCAATCGCCGCAGGGGCTTGAATGGCTCGACCGGCGCTGCGGGGCTTGAGGGGGGCTGAGGTCAGGTGGCCCAGGGGCGTGGGGAGGTGCGTGAGCGGCCACGGTCGTGTCGCATCCGTGAGCGGGGACGGGGCCGACGCGAAGGTCACGGGGCTCCGCCCCGGACCCCGCTGCTCAATCGCCGCAGGGGCTTGAATGGCTCGACCGGCGATGCGGGGCTTGATGGGGGCGCGGAGAGCTGCGCGAGTGGCCGCGGGGCTTGAGGGGGGCGTGGGGAGGTGTGTGAGCGGCCACGGGGGCGCCGCACCCGCGAGGAGATCGCTATCGGTGCGGCGCCCGGGCCGGGACGGTCACGCGCCGCAGGCGTACGCGTGCAGGGTGAGGGACAGGGCCGAGGTCAGGCGGCGGGCGTACGGGACGTGGAGGGACTCGTTCGGGCCGTGGGCGTTCGCGCCGGGGCCGAGAACCCCGCACGCCAGGAACTGGGCCTGCGGGAAGCGCCCGGACAACGTGCCCATCAGCGGAATCGTCCCGCCCTGCCCGATCCGGGCGACATCCGCCCCACCGAAGCACTCCCGGCTCGCCGCGCCGAGCGCCTCCCGCAGCCACGGCTGTTCAGCGGGCGCGTGCCACCCGTCGGCGCACACCCGGTCCGGGGTGAACGTGACCGAGACGCCGTAGGGCGGGTCCGCCTCCAGGAGCCGGCCCACCTCGGCCACCGCCGCCGCGCTGTCCACCGTCGGCGGCAGCCGCAGGGCCAGCTTGACCCGGGTGTGCGGACGCAGCACATTGCCCGCGACGGCGACCGGCGGCAGCCCGTCCGCCCCGGTGACCTCGAGGGCCGGACGCCACGCCCGGTTCAGGAGCAGCTCCGCGGGGTCGTCCGCCGCCGGGGACGCCGACCCGTGCCACGCGAACCGGCGCGCCACCTGGTCGCCCAGGAGCTTCGCCGCCTCCCGCGCCTGCGTCCGGCGTTCCTCCGGCACCGCGCAGTGCAGCGCCTGCGCCCTGATCCGCCCGGTGGCGCTGTCCTCCAGGCGGTCGAGCAGATGCCGCAGCACCCGGAACGACGACGGCACGACACCGCCCGCGTCCCCGGAGTGCGCCCCGTCGTCCAGGACCCGCACGTCGAGCGTGCCGCCACAGGCCCCGCGCAACGACGTGACCAGCCACAGCCGCTCGTAGTCGCCCGCGCCGGAGTCCAGGCAGACCACGAGGCCCACCGTGCCGATGCGCGGCGCGAGCACGTCGAACCAGTGGCCGAGGTCCGGGCTGCCCGACTCCTCGCCCGCCTCGAACACGCCGACGCAGCGCGGCCGGGCCGCACCCTGCGCGGCGAGCGCGCGCACCGCGGTGACGGCGGCGAACAGCGCGTATCCGTCGTCGGCGCCACCGCGCCCGTACAGTCGGGTGCCGTCGAACACCGGCTCCCACGCGGACAGGCCGTCGGCCCACCCGTCGCCTTCGGGCTGCTTGTCGAGATGCCCGTAGAAGAGGACCGTCTCCTCGGCCCGGCCGCCCTCGCCCGGTACCTCGAAGAAGACCAGCGGGGTGCGGCCGGGTGCGCGCAGCACCTCGACGCGCAGGCCGGGGAGGTCGTCGATGCCGCGCAGCCATCCGGCGGCGTCGGCGGCGACCTGGTCGAGGAAGCCGTGCGCCTCCCAGTCGGCGTCGTAGCCGGGGCTGACCGCGGGGACGCGGATGTGCTCCTCGATCAGCGGCAGCAGGTCCGCGTCCCAGCGGGCGTCACAGAACTCCCGTACGCGGGCGGGGTCCACGGTCCGCCCGCGCAACGGCTCGGGGAGCGTCTCAGGCATCGGCGAGGACCTTCGCGGCCGGGGCGAAGGGGAAGCCCAGCAGCTCCTCCAGCGGCGCGTACAGCTCCGGCGCGAACATCGTGGGGGACAGGAGCAGGCTGGCGGCGGGGGCGACCAGGACCGAGACCTGCTTGCCGACCGCCACATGAGCGGAGGAGAGCGGCATGCCCGCCTCGTCGAACGTCGTGATCAGGTCGGGGAACGCCGCCTTGCGCTCGCCGCCCACCTCGAGCGTCATGTACTCGTTGACGAAGTGCAGCGTCGTGCCCGCCGCGTCGTCCAGCACCGCGACACCGATGTCCAGGCCCTCGCGCTGCTCGCACCGGTACGAGCGGACCGTGCCGGTCACGGCCAGCTCGCCGCCGAGGTGCGCGGCCGCGCCCTCGGGACCGTCCGCCAGGAAGCGGCGGCCCAGCTCGATCGCGGAGCTGATCGCGCCGGGGGCGCCGTGCTGGACGGCGTAACCGACCTCGACCGGGTTGCGCGCCGCGCCCACCCAGCCGCCCGCCTCGACCGACGCGCGGCGCACGACGTTCGACGTGGCGTCCAGGCGCCCGGAGACCGAGCCCTCGACGTACGCGTACGGCTTGCCGCCCGCGTAGCCCTGGTACGAGCGGTAGCCGTCGCGGGCGTGCAGGCCCATCGCGCCCATCTGGCTGGACGGGTGGGCGCGGCCGTTGCACGCCAGGTCGATGACGGGCAGGCCGGTCATCGCCGAGTGGAACCAGCCGTTGATCGTGGTCTCGGCGCCGTTCTCGTTGGTGTGCAGGGCGGCGAGCGGGCGGGGGAGGTCGCGGCGCAGCAGCTCAAGGGCGCGCAGCAGGTGGGTGGGGAGCACCTGCGGGTCGGGCGCGGCGGGGGCGCCGACCAGGGCGACCGTCGCGGTCAGCTCCTCCGGGGCGAACTCGTCCGCGCTCCACAGCTCCGGCGTACCGACCTGGAGGGCCAGCTCGGCGGTGCGCAGCCCCCGCTCCACGAAGCCGCCGCCGCCCCCGCCGAGTACGGCACCGCCGTACACGGCCGCGCGGATGTCGTCATGGGTCAGCTGTCGCTTCACGGGGGTCTCCCAGGTGGCTCTCGGTGTACGACGGGCGGTGCGGGGTGGCATCACCCGCCAGGTACGGCGTGCAAGGGGTGTACGGGGTGTGAGGGGTGTACGGGGTGTACGGGGGGTGAGGGGTGCAGTCGTGCGATACGGGGTGTCAGGGGTGTCAGAGGTGTAGAGCTCGGGTCGCGTGGAGGGGGCGTGGCGGCGGTTCTCGCGGTTACTTGGTGGCCTTCCAGACGCCGTTGCCGAACGAGTAGAGGGCGTCGCCCGCGATCGCTCCGCCCGCGAAGATCTCCAGGTTCTCCTTGGCCTTCGGGCCGAGGAAGCGCGGCGCGAGGACGCGGACGGCGAGGCCCGCGACGACCATCCAGCCGGCCATCGGCGTCGTGATCAGGAGGCCGGTGGCGAGCATGATGCCGAGCTGGCGCTTCGAGCCGCCGATCAGCTGGACCAGCGCGCCGGGGATCGCCCACAGGGCGAGGTGCTTCGCGGTCTCCGCGGACGGGCCCGCCTTGATGGCGGCGACGTACGCCGCGTCGATCGGCGCGGTCTGGCCGTTGTCGAAGAACATCCGGTACGAGACGAGGACGACGACGATGGCCACGCCGAAGCCGATCATCGCGGCGATCAGCTGCTGGCGGCGGCCCTCCAGTTCGAACGCCGGGTCGGCGCCCTCGCCGCGCAGCAGGAACCCGGCCTTGAGGTCGTAGCCCATGTCGGCGAAGGCGGGTCCGGTGGCCGCGGTGAAGCCGGCGAGGACGACCAGGGCCTCGGCGGGGAAGCCGATGAGGATGCCGACCAGGAGCGTGATCAGGGCGATCGCGAAGGCCGGGAACCAGCCCGAGTGCATGGACGCGATGCCGACGAGCATCTCGTGCAGGAACGCGGCGACGGCGGCGTAGAGGACGAAGGCGATCAGCATGCCGACGCTCATGTGCGTGGCGACGCCGCTGCCGAGCGAGAGCAGTACGGCGATGACGAGGTAGGCGCCGAAGCCCAGACGCATCGACGTGCCGAGGCGGCGCGCGTCGTTCCGCGCGGGAGCGCCGGGAGCGCCGGGAGCGGTGGTCGTGGCCGCGGGAGCGGGCGTGGCCCGGCGCGTCGCGAGGATCGTGCGGCCGACCTGGAACAGCGCGACCAGACCGGCGCCGATCATCATGCCGTGCGGCAGGTACTGGGCGGTCAGGTCGACGCCGGTCAGCGGTTCCGCGTAGCTGATGACGAGCAGACCGGTGCCGAACGCGGCCATCGCGGCGAGCCCGCCGATCAGGGCGACGCCGAACGCCGACATCGGCAGCGCGAACGCGGCGCCCGCCAGGCCGGTGACCAGGCCGAGGCCGAGGACCCCGCCCGGCGCCCGCCCTCGTCGCCCGCCTTGATCGCCTCGGCGGCGGCGAGTCCGGGCGGCCAGGGGGCGGTCGCCGGGAAGGCCGGGGTGTCGTACATCCGGTAGAGCAGCCAGGCATCGACGAGCATCGCGGCGGCGACGCCGATCAGCATCGGGACGACCATGTGGTGCAGCCCGAACAGGAACGGGATGCCGATCGGCAGGAACAGGCTGTTGGCCGCGCCGAAGGTGGCCGAGGAGATGCTCGTCTGCGCCAGGTTCTGGGCGTGCACCGAGCGGAAGCCGCGGAAGG includes:
- a CDS encoding TetR/AcrR family transcriptional regulator — encoded protein: MATKKTAAPEVSLWERLDRPAAPRAALTPARIAEVAVAVADAEGFAAVTMRRIATELGVAPMAAYRHVSGKDDLLALMVDRVSTELTVPDELTGWREVLRAFAVRTREVTLRHPWMIQLPAPLFVLTPARMAVAERQLASLDGLGLDPDAMMAAFRAVASYVQGATQSEVALARFREERGWESGDETRQGLAPQMNYLLGTGRYPFYRAYAHNATRKDDPAWEFTFGLDCVLDGIARRLEI
- a CDS encoding aldehyde dehydrogenase family protein: MSDRLSVLKTYKLYVGGKFPRSESGRVYEVTSSKGEWLANAPLSSRKDGRDAVVAARKAFGGWSGATAYNRGQVLYRVAEMLEGRREQFAREVAEAEGLGRSKAAAVVDAAIDRWVWYAGWTDKIGQVVGGANPVAGPFLNLSTPEATGVVTVIAPQESSFLGLVSVIAPVIATGSTVVVIASEKSPLPALSLGEVLATSDLPGGVVNILSGKASEIAPSLAAHQDVNGIDLTGADAELAKELEIAAADNLKRVRRPQGVEDFTADPGTDRLTYFLETKTVWHPTGSLGASGSSY
- a CDS encoding aldehyde dehydrogenase family protein — encoded protein: MEKQTSVFEYAPAPESRSVVDIAPSYGLFIDGEFTEAADGKVFKTVSPSTEEVLSEVAQAGEADVERAVKAARKAFEKWSALPGAERGKYLFRIARIIQERSRELAVLETLDNGKPIKETRDADLPLVAAHFFYYAGWADKLDHAGFGPNPAPLGVAGQVIPWNFPLLMLAWKIAPALATGNTVVLKPAETTPLSALFFADICRQAGLPKGVVNILPGYGDAGAALVAHPDVNKVAFTGSTAVGKQIARTVAGTDKKLTLELGGKGANIVFDDAPIDQAVEGIVTGIFFNQGQVCCAGSRLLVQESVRDEVLDALKRRLTTLRLGDPLDKNTDIGAINSAEQLARITALAETGEAEGAERWSAPCELPSSGYWFAPTLFTNVTQAHTVARDEIFGPVLSVLTFRTPEEAVAKANNTQYGLSAGIWTEKGSRILAVAGKLRAGVVWANTFNKFDPTSPFGGYKESGFGREGGRHGLEAYLSV
- the deoC gene encoding deoxyribose-phosphate aldolase, whose protein sequence is MPTAPATAKEHALADAVASEATLRRFLQGLPGVDAVGLEARAAALGTRSIKAAAKAYAIDLAISMIDLTTLEGADTPGKVRTLGAKAVNPDPTDRTTPRTAAVCVYPDMVATAKAAVAGTDVKVASVATAFPAGRAALDVKLADVQDAVEAGADEIDMVIDRGAFLAGHYMKVYEEIRAVKEASGPARLKVIFETGELSTYDNIRRASWIGMLAGADFIKTSTGKVGVNATPANTLLMLEAVRDFRAATGIQIGVKPAGGIRTSKDAVKFLVLVNETAGEDWLDNHWFRFGASSLLNDLLMQRQKLATGRYSGPDYVTVD
- a CDS encoding M20/M25/M40 family metallo-hydrolase codes for the protein MPETLPEPLRGRTVDPARVREFCDARWDADLLPLIEEHIRVPAVSPGYDADWEAHGFLDQVAADAAGWLRGIDDLPGLRVEVLRAPGRTPLVFFEVPGEGGRAEETVLFYGHLDKQPEGDGWADGLSAWEPVFDGTRLYGRGGADDGYALFAAVTAVRALAAQGAARPRCVGVFEAGEESGSPDLGHWFDVLAPRIGTVGLVVCLDSGAGDYERLWLVTSLRGACGGTLDVRVLDDGAHSGDAGGVVPSSFRVLRHLLDRLEDSATGRIRAQALHCAVPEERRTQAREAAKLLGDQVARRFAWHGSASPAADDPAELLLNRAWRPALEVTGADGLPPVAVAGNVLRPHTRVKLALRLPPTVDSAAAVAEVGRLLEADPPYGVSVTFTPDRVCADGWHAPAEQPWLREALGAASRECFGGADVARIGQGGTIPLMGTLSGRFPQAQFLACGVLGPGANAHGPNESLHVPYARRLTSALSLTLHAYACGA
- a CDS encoding DUF917 family protein encodes the protein MKRQLTHDDIRAAVYGGAVLGGGGGGFVERGLRTAELALQVGTPELWSADEFAPEELTATVALVGAPAAPDPQVLPTHLLRALELLRRDLPRPLAALHTNENGAETTINGWFHSAMTGLPVIDLACNGRAHPSSQMGAMGLHARDGYRSYQGYAGGKPYAYVEGSVSGRLDATSNVVRRASVEAGGWVGAARNPVEVGYAVQHGAPGAISSAIELGRRFLADGPEGAAAHLGGELAVTGTVRSYRCEQREGLDIGVAVLDDAAGTTLHFVNEYMTLEVGGERKAAFPDLITTFDEAGMPLSSAHVAVGKQVSVLVAPAASLLLSPTMFAPELYAPLEELLGFPFAPAAKVLADA
- a CDS encoding OPT/YSL family transporter; translation: MSTAADAARPAPAEEAPAPPGGSGARRHPRALAPGNLILTVVLSVFGAVVGVQLLATLGVTPSTSLIGALAAMTLARVPLVAFRGFRSVHAQNLAQTSISSATFGAANSLFLPIGIPFLFGLHHMVVPMLIGVAAAMLVDAWLLYRMYDTPAFPATAPWPPGLAAAEAIKAGDEGGRRAGSSASAWSPAWRAPRSRCRCRRSASP